The Verrucomicrobiota bacterium JB022 genome includes a region encoding these proteins:
- a CDS encoding glycoside hydrolase family 97 catalytic domain-containing protein codes for MLPKTTLNLLKTWGWALLGAFGLPFASAAMILNSPDGNLALDFYLDDAGQPHYSLERNGRTILEDSPLGLASAQADLTHGFLLMSLPEPRHVTDEYTLNHGKQREIRYEAEEQIVRLEHENGMRLEVIFRLSNDGLAFRYRLHGESEERWRIEQEHTGFVFPEDTQAWIQPMAKAQTGWSNTQPSYEENYQIGVALDTLQPFQEQQAERAKEHGNLVESYPYQGWVFPALFLANGHWVLLSEAAVDGHYCASHLAQDEAGREFRIGFPDAAEAVKGGPVKPTAKLPWLTPWRLVVVANDLSGIVESNLGTDLAEPARFPTRNWMRPGHASWSWVMLKDDATVYDVQRRFIDYAAEMHWDYCLVDASWDEKIGYEKLEELARYATSKGVGVLAWYNSAGDWNTTPYTPKSRLLTHEKRREEFARLQEMGIKGVKIDFFPGDGQSVMQYYRDILQDAAEYELLVNFHGCTLPRGWHRTFPNLMTMESVKGMEFITFVQSNADAAPAHMAMLPFTRNVFDPMDFTPMAFSKIPNIERRTRKDFELATAVLYYSGIQHFAETDVDMAKQPEYIRNLLRELPRRWDETRFVDGQPGEYAVLARRAGNKWYLAGVNAREEATPLDYSRLPWLRNLKTAEVYTADEDGNFVEPMDALPKSIPARGGVIAIVKAPKE; via the coding sequence GTGTTACCGAAAACTACCCTGAACCTCCTGAAGACCTGGGGCTGGGCGCTCCTGGGTGCCTTCGGCTTACCCTTCGCCTCTGCCGCCATGATCCTGAATAGCCCCGACGGCAACCTGGCTCTGGACTTCTACCTCGACGATGCCGGCCAGCCGCACTACTCGCTCGAACGCAACGGCCGGACGATTCTTGAAGACTCTCCCCTCGGTCTCGCCTCCGCACAGGCCGACTTGACGCACGGTTTCCTGCTCATGAGCCTGCCGGAGCCGCGCCACGTGACGGACGAATACACGCTCAACCACGGCAAACAGCGCGAGATCCGCTACGAAGCGGAGGAACAGATCGTGCGCCTGGAGCACGAAAATGGCATGCGCCTGGAGGTGATCTTCCGCCTCTCCAACGACGGCCTCGCCTTCCGCTACCGCCTGCACGGCGAGAGCGAAGAGCGCTGGCGGATCGAGCAGGAGCACACCGGCTTTGTCTTCCCCGAAGACACCCAAGCGTGGATCCAGCCGATGGCCAAGGCACAGACCGGCTGGTCGAACACGCAGCCCTCCTACGAAGAGAATTACCAGATCGGCGTGGCGCTGGACACCTTGCAGCCCTTCCAGGAGCAGCAGGCCGAGCGTGCCAAGGAGCACGGCAACCTCGTCGAATCCTACCCCTACCAAGGCTGGGTCTTCCCCGCCCTGTTCCTCGCCAACGGCCACTGGGTGCTGCTCTCGGAGGCTGCGGTCGACGGCCACTACTGCGCCAGCCACCTCGCGCAAGACGAGGCGGGCCGGGAATTCCGGATCGGCTTCCCCGACGCGGCGGAAGCCGTCAAGGGCGGCCCGGTAAAGCCCACCGCCAAGCTGCCCTGGCTCACCCCGTGGCGCCTCGTGGTGGTCGCCAACGACCTCAGCGGCATCGTCGAGAGCAACCTCGGCACCGACTTGGCGGAGCCAGCACGCTTCCCCACCCGCAACTGGATGCGCCCCGGCCACGCCAGTTGGAGCTGGGTAATGCTGAAAGACGACGCGACGGTCTACGACGTGCAACGCCGCTTCATCGACTACGCAGCCGAGATGCACTGGGACTACTGCCTCGTCGACGCGAGCTGGGACGAAAAGATCGGCTATGAAAAATTGGAAGAGCTGGCCCGATATGCTACCAGCAAAGGCGTTGGCGTGTTGGCCTGGTACAACTCCGCCGGCGACTGGAACACGACGCCCTACACCCCCAAAAGCCGCCTGTTGACCCACGAGAAGCGCCGTGAGGAGTTTGCGCGCCTGCAGGAGATGGGCATCAAGGGCGTCAAGATCGACTTCTTCCCCGGCGACGGCCAATCCGTAATGCAATACTACCGCGACATCCTGCAGGACGCGGCCGAATACGAGCTACTGGTCAATTTCCATGGCTGCACCCTCCCCCGCGGCTGGCACCGCACCTTCCCCAACCTCATGACGATGGAGTCGGTCAAGGGCATGGAATTCATCACCTTTGTACAGAGCAACGCCGATGCCGCGCCCGCGCACATGGCCATGCTGCCGTTTACGCGCAACGTATTCGACCCGATGGACTTCACGCCCATGGCCTTCTCGAAGATCCCGAATATCGAGCGGCGAACGCGCAAAGACTTCGAGCTCGCAACCGCTGTCCTCTATTATTCCGGCATTCAGCACTTTGCCGAGACCGATGTAGATATGGCGAAGCAGCCGGAATACATCCGCAATCTGTTGCGCGAGCTGCCTCGCCGGTGGGACGAAACGCGCTTTGTCGACGGCCAGCCGGGCGAATACGCCGTGCTTGCGCGCCGCGCCGGTAACAAGTGGTACCTCGCCGGGGTCAATGCCCGCGAAGAGGCCACCCCGCTCGATTACTCACGCCTGCCCTGGCTGCGCAACCTCAAGACCGCCGAAGTCTACACCGCCGATGAAGACGGCAACTTTGTCGAACCGATGGACGCGTTGCCCAAGTCGATCCCGGCGCGCGGCGGCGTCATCGCCATCGTGAAGGCGCCGAAGGAATAA